One genomic segment of Nothobranchius furzeri strain GRZ-AD chromosome 10, NfurGRZ-RIMD1, whole genome shotgun sequence includes these proteins:
- the tpbgl gene encoding trophoblast glycoprotein-like, producing MKKTMWILYSTARSISVFPTWNLCFFKSAALCCLLFLPVRTDDACPSSCECATGTGTVTCVSDLEDTDVPGDIPTWTTKLILKGRNISTLPQGAFTVNGTDMGIVSLRLPHNRIRVIEPYAFLGLPRLSLIDLSHNQLESISARAFHGLPELRSLFLNVSVLPCATAQLSHALSAQSLHNLQRLELAGNGLTSVPLERLDKYSLSYLVLVNNSIENIERETITSLYEQRRMHVYLALNPFRCTCDLKEFYYWLKNSSQCLDAGRLICSEPEDRRGTPVDKLRAEDMDCVTENLETVSYVFLCIVLALIGVVFLMVLYLNRKGIKRWLNNIREACRDQMEVYHYRYEQDTDPRLANVAV from the coding sequence ATGAAGAAGACGATGTGGATACTTTACAGCACCGCGCGTTCCATTTCTGTTTTTCCAACTTGGAATCTGTGTTTTTTTAAATCCGCGGCGCTGTGCTGTTTGCTGTTTTTGCCCGTCCGGACGGATGACGCCTGCCCGTCGTCTTGTGAGTGTGCCACGGGAACGGGGACGGTGACGTGCGTTTCCGATTTGGAGGACACCGACGTACCGGGAGACATTCCGACATGGACGACCAAGCTGATCCTGAAAGGGAGAAATATCTCAACTTTACCACAAGGTGCGTTCACTGTCAACGGCACCGACATGGGAATTGTGAGCCTCAGGCTGCCCCACAACAGGATCCGGGTTATTGAACCATACGCGTTTCTGGGACTTCCTCGTTTATCTTTAATTGACCTGAGCCACAATCAGCTGGAGTCTATCTCGGCTCGCGCTTTCCACGGATTACCGGAGCTGAGATCTCTTTTCCTAAATGTTTCTGTCTTGCCTTGCGCCACGGCGCAGCTCTCACATGCGCTCAGCGCGCAAAGTCTCCACAACCTCCAGAGACTCGAGTTGGCAGGAAACGGACTGACGTCCGTTCCTCTGGAAAGGTTAGACAAGTACAGCCTCAGCTACCTGGTGCTGGTTAACAACTCCATAGAGAACATAGAGAGAGAAACCATAACCAGCCTGTATGAGCAGAGACGCATGCACGTCTACCTGGCTTTGAACCCTTTTCGGTGCACCTGCgacctgaaggagttctactaCTGGTTAAAGAACTCCTCCCAGTGCCTGGATGCTGGGAGGCTAATCTGCAGTGAGCCAGAGGACAGGAGGGGGACCCCAGTGGATAAACTCAGGGCGGAGGACATGGATTGTGTCACCGAGAACCTGGAGACGGTTTCGTATGTGTTTCTCTGTATAGTTCTGGCCCTGATCGGTGTGGTGTTCCTCATGGTTCTTTATCTCAATCGAAAAGGCATCAAGCGGTGGCTCAACAACATCCGAGAGGCTTGCCGGGACCAGATGGAGGTGTACCATTACCGCTATGAGCAGGACACGGATCCCAGACTGGCCAACGTGGCTGTTTAA